A window from Pleuronectes platessa chromosome 6, fPlePla1.1, whole genome shotgun sequence encodes these proteins:
- the LOC128442913 gene encoding protein kinase C and casein kinase substrate in neurons protein 1 encodes MSGSYDECAGVDDTMDSFWEVGNYKRAVKRFDDGHRLCNDLMGCLQERAKIEKAYGDQLTAWSKRWRQLIEKGPQYGSVERAWLGVMTEADKVSEMHQDVKNNLVNDDVERVKNWQKEAYHKQIIGGFKEAKEAEEGFKKAQKPWAKKLKELETAKKGYHMACKEEKLAATREANGKLEASVTPDQQKKLHEKVDKCHQDMMKAKEKYEKSLEELNKCTPQYMECMEQVFDQCQQHEVKRLTFLKEALLDIKRHLNLSENQSYGNIYRELERTILGANTQEDLKWFSNNHGPEMHMAWPVFEEYNPDQASAPPKKKKPDGAPPTPSTDHVAPPGDRSSVSSYEKNQAVSTEWSDDEQPAGYSGNENGGNGANSGNGGNGNSFEEDTSIGKGVRVRALYDYDGQEQDELTFKAGDELNKTEDEDEQGWCRGRLDNGREGLYPANYVEPI; translated from the exons ATGTCTGGCTCCTACGATGAATGTGCAGGTGTTGACGACACCATGGACAGCTTCTGGGAG GTGGGGAACTACAAACGTGCTGTCAAGAGATTTGACGACGGCCATCGGCTCTGCAATGACCTCATGGGCTGCCTGCAGGAGCGGGCCAAGATAGAGAAGGCCTACGGTGATCAGCTGACGGCCTGGTCCAAGAGATGGAGACAGCTCATTGAGAAAG GTCCCCAGTACGGCTCGGTGGAGAGAGCCTGGCTGGGCGTGATGACCGAGGCAGACAAGGTGAGTGAGATGCACCAAGACGTGAAGAACAACCTGGTGAACGACGACGTGGAGCGAGTGAAGAACTGGCAGAAGGAGGCGTACCACAAGCAAATCATCGGAGGATTCAAGGAGgccaaggaggcggaggagggatTCAAGAAGGCTCAGAAGCCGTGGGCCAAAAAGCTCAAGGAG TTGGAGACGGCTAAGAAAGGATACCACATGGCCTGCAAGGAGGAGAAGCTGGCCGCCACCCGAGAGGCCAACGGCAAGCTGGAGGCGTCGGTCACGCCGGACCAGCAGAAGAAGCTCCACGAGAAAGTAGACAAATGCCACCAGGATATGATGAAG GCTAAAGAAAAGTATGAGAagtctctggaggagctgaacaaGTGCACCCCTCAGTACATGGAGTGCATGGAGCAGGTGTTTGACCAGTGCCAGCAGCATGAAGTCAAGAGGCTGACCTTCCTGAAGGAGGCGCTGCTGGACATCAAACGCCACCTCAACCTCTCCGAGAACCAAAG CTATGGGAATATATACAGAGAACTGGAGCGCACCATCCTGGGTGCAAACACACAAGAGGACCTGAAGTGGTTCAGCAACAACCACGGCCCTGAGATGCATATGGCCTGGCCTGTGTTCGAG gaATACAACCCAGACCAGGCCAGTGCTCctccaaagaagaagaaaccagaCGGAGCCCCACCCACTCCCAGCACTGACCATGTGGCTCCCCCTGGTGATCGCAGCAG tgtGAGCAGCTATGAAAAGAATCAAGCTGTCTCGACTGAGTGGTCCGACGACGAGCAGCCCGCCGGCTACTCCGGCAACGAGAACGGTGGGAACGGTGCGAACAGTGGGAACGGTGGGAACGGGAATTCGTTCGAAGAAGACACCAGCATCGGCAAAGGTGTCCGTGTACGCGCCCTCTACGACTACGACGGCCAGGAGCAGGACGAGCTCACCTTCAAAGCAG gTGACGAGCTGAACAAGaccgaggacgaggacgagcagGGCTGGTGTAGAGGGCGTTTGGACAACGGCCGAGAGGGACTGTACCCGGCCAATTACGTCGAGCCAATCTAG
- the LOC128442914 gene encoding SAM pointed domain-containing Ets transcription factor, whose amino-acid sequence MGSPGLEHPGCTTRSPLYITHPHVNPRVAWLDEAEDIKPQHSLLGLPELSWPGVYLPCYDRLVIEENPWVLGMTEAPAPTAPSCRTLEPGPPAPGQAHASSPEAEGQVEERCLEQVQSMVLGEVLKDVDTACKLLNIASDPLDWSCMHVQKWLLWTEHLYRLSQVSTMFQELTGRDLCSMAETDFRQRSLQFGEVLYAHLDIWRSATALKERCPPEESKSADEDSWSEVMYTYPSQPIHLWQFLHELLLKPHSYSRCIRWINKEKGIFKIEDSAHVARLWGIRKNRPAMNYDKLSRSIRQYYKKGIIRKPDVSRRLVYQFVNPV is encoded by the exons ATGGGGAGTCCAGGTCTCGAGCACCCGGGCTGCACCACACGCTCGCCCCTCTACATCACTCACCCCCACGTTAACCCCAGGGTGGCCTGGCTGGACGAGGCCGAGGACATCAAGCCCCAACACAGTTTGCTGGGGCTCCCTGAGCTCAGCTGGCCGGGGGTCTACCTCCCCTGCTACGACCGATTAGTCATTGAGGAGAACCCCTGGGTGCTGGGGATGACAGAGGCCCCCGCTCCCACCGCTCCCTCCTGCAGAACTCTGGAGCCGGGCCCACCGGCCCCCGGCCAAGCCCACGCTTCCTCCCCTGAAGCGGAAGGTCAGGTGGAGGAGCGCTGCCTGGAGCAAGTCCAGTCCATGGTGCTGGGAGAGGTGCTGAAGGATGTGGACACGGCTTGCAAGCTGCTCAACATCGCATCAG ACCCTTTGGACTGGAGCTGCATGCACGTCCAGAAGTGGCTGCTCTGGACCGAGCACCTGTACAGGTTGTCGCAGGTCAGCACAATGTTTCAGGAGCTGACTGGGAGGGATCTGTGCTCCATGGCCGAGACAGACTTCAGACAACGCTCTCTGCAGTTTGGAGAAGTGCTGTATGCTCATCTGGACATCTGGAGATCTG CGACTGCTCTGAAGGAGCGCTGCCCTCCAGAAGAGAGCAAATCTG CGGATGAGGATTCCTGGTCAGAGGTGATGTACACCTACCCCAGTCAGCCCATCCACTTGTGGCAGTTCCTCCACGAGCTGCTCCTCAAACCACACAGCTACAGCCGCTGCATCCGCTGGATCAACAAGGAGAAAG GAATCTTTAAAATCGAGGACTCGGCTCACGTGGCCAGGCTTTGGGGCATCAGGAAGAACCGCCCGGCAATGAACTATGACAAACTGAGTCGCTCCATACGCCAGTACTACAAGAAGGGAATCATCCGGAAGCCCGACGTCTCCCGCAGACTGGTCTACCAGTTCGTCAACCCAGTATGA